Genomic DNA from Acidisoma sp. PAMC 29798:
TGCATCGCTATCTACCCGCACTTTTCATCCGCGCCGGCGGACGTGTGATTTCGGTGCCCGTCAATCATCGCCCGCGTCTCGAAGGGACATCGAACTACAATAACTGGCAGCGCCTGCGCGTCGGCATCGTCGATCTCGCCGGCATGTATTGGCTCCAGCGTCGCTGGAACAAGGCCGAGATCGACGGCCCGATCATCGAGCCGCCGGTCGCCGCCATGGAGCGCCGCCAGGTGGAGGGCATCGCCCCTGTCGCGATCACCATGCAGACCGGCCAGACGAGTGAGCAGATATGAGCGCACATTCATCACGGACGTCGATCACCGCGCCGGACCAGGACCGGAAGGAGATTTGGCGTCTCCTCGTCAAGCCGCTCGGTCTGTTGCTGGGCCTGGTTCTTGCCGGGGTGGTGATCAAGACCCTGTCCGGCGGCCTCAATAACGGGTTGCTCGCGCAATATGTCGTGGGTCATGGCATCGAAGGCGAGGCCTTCTTCGTGGCAGGTGGCGCCTTACTGTGCGCGGTCGGTCTGCCGCGCCAGGCTTTGGCCTTCGCCGGCGGCTACGCCTTCGGCTTGAAGCTGGGTTTCGTGCTGGCGATGACCGCCCAGATCCTGGGTTGCGTCGTCGACTTCTTCTGGGCACGTGCGATTGCGCGGGACTGGGTGCGTGGCCGCCTGGGCGCGCGCCTCGCGCGCCTCGACAGTCAGTTGAGCGCCCAACCCTTCATGGCGTCGCTGACGCTGCGCCTGTTGCCGGTCGGCAATAACGTCGTGCTGAGCTTGCTTGCGGGCATTTCCTCGGTCGGCGCAGTGCCGTTCCTGGCCGCGTCCTTCATCGGCTATGTGCCACAGACCTTGGTCTTCGGGCTGCTGGGCAGCGGTGTCCATGTCTCGCACAGCACCCAGATCGTGATGGGCAGCGTGTTGTTCGTGCTCTCCGCGCTCCTCGGCGTCGTGCTTCTCCGCCATTGGCGCAAGCAGACGAGCGTCGCGGCGTAGATTGGCGGAAAAGCGAAGCATCATCCGCCGTTAAACGGCGACCCCGGCGCGGGCGAAGGCCTCCGCCGGGGTCACGCCATCTGCCCGCAGGGCGCGCAGACTGAGAGACCCGGCGCGCTTCGACAACTTCTCCCCCCATTGGTCCGTCAGGAGCCCGTGATGGGCATAGCGCGGCGCCGGCCAGCCCATCAGCGCCTGCACCAGCCTGTGAATATCCGTCGAGGCCCGAAGCTCCTCACCCCGCGTCACCAAAGTCACGCCTTGAAGCGCGTCATCATGGGTGACGCAAAGATGGTAGCTGGCGGGCGTGTCCTTGCGCGCGAGCACCACATCCCCGAAGGCGCCGGGATCGCAGAGGACCGAACCGACGCCTTCCTCCTCATAGGTCAATGGCCCCGCCTCGGCTGCCGCCAGGGCCATGCGCAGCCGCCAGGCATGGGGCGACCCGGCCGCCATCCGCGTCGCCGCGATATCCTGCGGCAGATGGGCGCAGGTGCCGGGATAGACCGGGCCATCCGGCCCAGGCGGCGCCGTGGTTGCCGCTTCGATTTCGCTGCGCGTGCAGAAACACGGATAGAGCAGCCCGCGCCCGCGCAGCACGGCCAGCACCCCCTCATAGTCAGGGAAATGCGCGGCTTGGTGGCGGACAGGGCGATCCCAATCGAGGCCGAGCCAGGCCATATCTTCCAGGATCGCGGCTTCGAACTCCGGCCGGCATCGGGTCACGTCAATGTTTTCGATCCGCAGCAGGAAAGACCCGCCAGACATCCGTGCCCGGCGCCAGGCGGTTAGGGCCGCGAAAGCATGCCCCAAATGCAAAAAGCCGGTGGGACTGGGGGCGAAGCGTGTGGTCTCGGGGGCTGGGGTCACGCGTCCGATGCTGTAGCATCGGGCGCATCACCACAACTGAGGACGACGAATGGCAAAGATCGATGGACCGCGTTTCGGGCCGCAATCCGGCGGAGCCCCCCAACAACTCGTGGTGCTCTGCCATGGCGTCGGTTCCAACGGCGACGACCTGATCGCCCTCGCGCCAATGCTCGCGGCCGCCTTGCCGCATGCCCTGTTCATCGCCCCCAACGGCCCGCAGGCCTATGACATGATGTCGGGCGGCGCGGGCCGGCAATGGTTCAGCCTCGCCGACCGCCGCCTCGCTCCGATGGAGGCCGGCGTCCGGGCCGCGACGGCGAGCCTCGACCAGTTCCTGGATGAGACCTTGGCAACGCTGAACCTGCCGCCGACGGCCTATGCCCTCGCGGGTTTCAGCCAGGGCGCGATGATGGCCCTGTTCACAGGCCTGCGTCGGCCGCAGGCGCCGCGCGTCATCCTCGCCTATTCCGGGATGCTTCTGGGTCCTGACAAGCTTGAGGCGGAAATGGCGAATCGGGCGCCGGTCCTGTTGGTGCATGGCGAGCGCGACGAGAATCTGCCGTCGAGTGCCTCCAAGATTGCGGCAGAGGTCCTGGGCCGCCTGAACGTGCCAACAACACTGCTTTTACGTCCAGATTTGGGCCATAGCATTGATCCCGCTGGCATTATGGCGGGCGTCAATGCGTTACGGGACGCTTTTAC
This window encodes:
- a CDS encoding alpha/beta hydrolase — its product is MAKIDGPRFGPQSGGAPQQLVVLCHGVGSNGDDLIALAPMLAAALPHALFIAPNGPQAYDMMSGGAGRQWFSLADRRLAPMEAGVRAATASLDQFLDETLATLNLPPTAYALAGFSQGAMMALFTGLRRPQAPRVILAYSGMLLGPDKLEAEMANRAPVLLVHGERDENLPSSASKIAAEVLGRLNVPTTLLLRPDLGHSIDPAGIMAGVNALRDAFTTPSP
- a CDS encoding TVP38/TMEM64 family protein, translated to MSAHSSRTSITAPDQDRKEIWRLLVKPLGLLLGLVLAGVVIKTLSGGLNNGLLAQYVVGHGIEGEAFFVAGGALLCAVGLPRQALAFAGGYAFGLKLGFVLAMTAQILGCVVDFFWARAIARDWVRGRLGARLARLDSQLSAQPFMASLTLRLLPVGNNVVLSLLAGISSVGAVPFLAASFIGYVPQTLVFGLLGSGVHVSHSTQIVMGSVLFVLSALLGVVLLRHWRKQTSVAA
- the gluQRS gene encoding tRNA glutamyl-Q(34) synthetase GluQRS, with the translated sequence MGRVTPAPETTRFAPSPTGFLHLGHAFAALTAWRRARMSGGSFLLRIENIDVTRCRPEFEAAILEDMAWLGLDWDRPVRHQAAHFPDYEGVLAVLRGRGLLYPCFCTRSEIEAATTAPPGPDGPVYPGTCAHLPQDIAATRMAAGSPHAWRLRMALAAAEAGPLTYEEEGVGSVLCDPGAFGDVVLARKDTPASYHLCVTHDDALQGVTLVTRGEELRASTDIHRLVQALMGWPAPRYAHHGLLTDQWGEKLSKRAGSLSLRALRADGVTPAEAFARAGVAV